The following proteins are encoded in a genomic region of Streptomyces sp. NBC_00078:
- a CDS encoding DUF4097 family beta strand repeat-containing protein, whose translation MTEKTHTAAPVGPLLLDVTTDGGEVRVRVDATATAAHVVIRTADEDGPAAEAVRGARIIQDGQRLAVVVPKIEGADGTVTIGNMQFNGGFGGGVHVMQNVTTVGRGQTMTGVTIVNGQVIGGGMSGGTVVRPVEVLVTLPAGSGVQMKAKDANLTVTGPLAALAFDGYDGNVRAGLVGRIKAKSYNGDIEADGVQEFADVETYNGDVEIGSYGGGAARLVTYNGDVRLSASPAAAGELAARTYNGDVRLRGTSGRPELNVKAKTTNGRVSK comes from the coding sequence ATGACCGAGAAGACCCACACCGCCGCCCCCGTCGGCCCCCTCCTCCTCGACGTCACCACCGACGGCGGCGAGGTCCGCGTCCGTGTCGACGCCACCGCGACGGCCGCACACGTCGTCATCCGCACCGCCGACGAGGACGGCCCCGCGGCCGAGGCCGTGCGAGGCGCCCGGATCATCCAGGACGGACAGCGCCTCGCGGTCGTCGTCCCCAAGATCGAGGGTGCCGACGGAACCGTGACCATCGGGAACATGCAGTTCAACGGGGGATTCGGCGGCGGCGTCCATGTCATGCAGAACGTGACGACCGTCGGGCGCGGCCAGACCATGACCGGCGTCACCATCGTGAACGGCCAGGTGATCGGCGGCGGAATGTCCGGCGGCACCGTCGTGCGGCCGGTCGAGGTTCTCGTCACCCTCCCCGCAGGGTCGGGCGTCCAGATGAAGGCCAAGGACGCCAACCTGACCGTGACGGGCCCGCTCGCCGCCCTCGCATTCGACGGCTACGACGGCAACGTGCGCGCCGGTCTCGTCGGCCGCATCAAGGCCAAGAGCTACAACGGCGACATCGAGGCCGACGGCGTACAGGAGTTCGCCGACGTCGAGACCTACAACGGAGACGTCGAGATCGGCTCGTACGGCGGCGGTGCCGCACGCCTCGTCACCTACAACGGCGACGTGCGGCTTTCCGCCTCGCCCGCCGCCGCCGGTGAACTGGCGGCCCGGACCTACAACGGCGACGTGCGCCTCCGGGGGACGAGTGGCCGCCCCGAGCTGAACGTGAAGGCGAAGACCACCAACGGGCGCGTCAGCAAGTAA